One stretch of Chryseobacterium scophthalmum DNA includes these proteins:
- a CDS encoding DUF4270 family protein: MIYNIRKIFTILSVMFLGGVLVYNCEPEPDSLGEQLFLNGAAEGVESSYDLIAYNIKNNDTIRTDAFKLLDIVSSGSVSSTAVLGAFNESQFGMQRASYFTQVRLPSYNPDFGTNAVVDSVVLVLKPIVSLDSLTTTTNESYVYPDGNVDAKKVVNTYPIKKFGKAKFNGGKLTLQVNEVTEFMNGVNDIVYSNRNFDTNTTALGSKEIKNGSVSSVVITKDSDNTELFTSSTPVLRIQLTPSVFQSKIINKKGQPELNDVSNFIRHFRGLKVSVVENDGYLFQFTPNDMQLIMYYKNDKLVDNVNTRPQTKYEFAVKGSNMHSAYYEYDRTNTVMNNYAFGNTTIGDKKLYAQGMGGNSIGIKFKKEEIDKLKQLYQNDKAAIISAKIRIYTDKSEWSNPYAKPTEFTIVQRDKDSSGKETTAFTTDYTSLGALFIPLRAYDLDKNPAYYDFTVTQSLKDIVESGAAYNDKYFKIDLAKFVPNASGGTAGYNYTTRAFSMGRTVFVGSDNSNENKIQLKVTYGTKK, from the coding sequence ATGATTTATAATATTAGAAAAATTTTCACCATTCTTTCTGTAATGTTTTTAGGTGGTGTATTGGTTTATAACTGCGAACCGGAACCAGATTCTTTAGGTGAACAGCTATTTTTGAATGGTGCAGCAGAAGGAGTAGAATCTTCTTATGATCTTATTGCCTATAATATTAAGAATAATGATACCATAAGAACGGATGCATTTAAATTATTAGATATTGTTAGTTCTGGTTCAGTTTCTTCCACAGCGGTTTTGGGAGCTTTTAATGAAAGCCAGTTTGGGATGCAGAGAGCTTCTTATTTTACTCAAGTGAGATTACCTTCTTATAATCCTGATTTTGGAACTAATGCAGTGGTAGACTCTGTAGTTTTGGTTCTTAAACCTATTGTGTCTTTAGATTCTCTTACAACTACTACAAACGAAAGTTATGTTTATCCGGATGGAAATGTTGATGCCAAAAAAGTTGTCAATACATATCCAATTAAAAAATTCGGTAAAGCAAAATTTAACGGAGGTAAGCTTACTCTTCAAGTAAATGAAGTGACTGAATTTATGAATGGAGTTAACGATATCGTTTATTCTAATAGAAACTTCGATACAAATACCACAGCTTTAGGTTCAAAAGAAATTAAAAATGGAAGTGTAAGCTCTGTTGTTATTACAAAAGATTCTGATAACACTGAATTATTTACTTCATCAACACCTGTATTGAGAATTCAATTGACACCGTCTGTTTTCCAATCTAAAATTATTAATAAGAAAGGACAGCCAGAATTAAATGATGTTTCAAATTTTATAAGACATTTCAGAGGCTTGAAAGTTTCTGTTGTTGAAAACGACGGGTACTTATTCCAGTTTACACCAAATGATATGCAGCTTATCATGTATTATAAGAATGATAAGCTTGTAGATAATGTTAATACTAGACCTCAAACAAAATATGAGTTTGCTGTAAAAGGTTCAAATATGCATTCTGCTTATTATGAGTATGATAGAACTAATACTGTAATGAATAATTATGCTTTTGGGAATACAACAATTGGAGATAAAAAATTGTATGCACAAGGAATGGGGGGTAATTCTATTGGTATAAAATTCAAAAAAGAAGAGATTGATAAACTGAAACAACTGTATCAAAATGATAAAGCTGCTATTATTAGTGCAAAAATCAGAATATATACTGATAAGTCAGAATGGTCTAATCCTTATGCGAAACCTACAGAATTTACGATTGTTCAAAGAGATAAAGACTCTAGCGGAAAAGAAACAACAGCATTTACTACTGATTATACTTCTCTGGGAGCTTTGTTTATTCCTTTAAGAGCTTATGATTTAGATAAGAACCCTGCTTATTATGATTTTACAGTAACACAATCTTTAAAAGACATTGTTGAATCGGGTGCTGCTTATAATGATAAATATTTCAAGATAGATCTTGCTAAGTTTGTACCTAATGCTTCTGGTGGTACTGCAGGATATAATTACACTACAAGAGCATTTTCTATGGGAAGAACTGTTTTTGTTGGTTCAGACAATTCGAACGAGAACAAAATTCAGTTAAAAGTTACTTACGGTACAAAAAAATAA
- the glmS gene encoding glutamine--fructose-6-phosphate transaminase (isomerizing) — protein MCGIVGYTGFQDAYDIVINGLRRLEYRGYDSAGIVLENTANSFSVEKTKGKVDDLVNISHNLKGTAKIGMGHTRWATHGVPSDRNSHPHVSNNGKIALVHNGIIENYDTIKTMLTEKGFTFKSETDTEVLVNLIQYFTELNSETDFPEAVRYALNEVYGAYAITVMHEDYPGLLVVARLGSPLAIGIGDKEYFIASDASPFVEFTKEAIYLEEGHMATISLEGGVDIRTITENSKIIPEIQELKLSLEQIEKGGYEHFMLKEIFEQPKSIHDTMRGRLIVNEGVIKMAGIWDHVEKFKNANRIIIIACGTSWHAGLIGEYLIEEFARVPVEVEYASEFRYRNPIITDKDVVIAISQSGETADTMAALKLAKEKGAFIYGICNVVDSSIARITDAGSYTHAGPEIGVASTKAFTAQLTILSLIALKLGKHNGNLGNAEFMSLISELNALPKKIEEVLEGTHELTQNIAKDFINATNFLYLGRGYNYPAALEGALKLKEISYIHAEGYPAAEMKHGPIALIDENMPIVIIAPKKGHYDKIVSNVQEIKARKGKVIAVVNKGDTQVSAMADYVIEIPETSECFSPIVASVPLQLLAYYIAVYRGANVDQPRNLAKSVTVE, from the coding sequence ATGTGCGGAATAGTTGGTTATACAGGTTTTCAGGATGCTTATGATATCGTTATCAATGGTCTTAGAAGATTAGAATATAGAGGTTACGACAGTGCCGGAATTGTTTTAGAAAATACTGCCAACAGCTTTAGTGTTGAAAAAACCAAAGGAAAAGTTGATGATTTGGTTAATATTTCTCATAATTTAAAGGGAACTGCAAAAATAGGAATGGGACATACACGTTGGGCAACCCACGGTGTACCAAGTGATAGAAACTCGCATCCCCATGTTTCTAATAACGGGAAAATAGCACTTGTACATAATGGTATTATTGAAAATTATGATACAATTAAAACAATGCTTACCGAGAAAGGATTCACTTTCAAGTCAGAAACAGATACAGAAGTTTTAGTTAATCTTATTCAGTATTTTACAGAGCTAAATTCTGAAACAGATTTTCCTGAAGCAGTAAGATATGCATTAAATGAAGTTTATGGTGCTTATGCTATTACAGTAATGCACGAAGATTATCCTGGACTTTTGGTTGTAGCGAGATTAGGATCTCCGTTGGCAATCGGAATTGGTGATAAAGAATATTTTATCGCATCTGATGCTTCTCCTTTTGTTGAATTTACAAAAGAAGCAATTTATCTTGAAGAAGGCCATATGGCGACTATATCATTAGAAGGCGGTGTGGATATCAGAACAATTACAGAAAATTCTAAAATAATTCCTGAAATTCAAGAATTAAAATTAAGCTTAGAGCAGATAGAAAAAGGTGGATATGAGCATTTTATGCTTAAAGAAATCTTTGAACAGCCAAAATCTATCCACGATACAATGAGAGGAAGGCTTATTGTGAATGAAGGAGTTATTAAAATGGCGGGAATTTGGGATCATGTAGAGAAATTCAAAAACGCTAATAGAATCATCATCATTGCTTGTGGTACTTCATGGCACGCAGGTCTTATTGGTGAATATTTAATTGAAGAATTTGCAAGAGTTCCTGTTGAAGTGGAGTATGCTTCTGAGTTTAGATATAGAAACCCTATTATTACAGATAAAGATGTAGTAATTGCTATCTCTCAATCGGGAGAAACTGCAGATACAATGGCTGCTTTAAAATTAGCTAAGGAAAAAGGTGCATTTATATATGGTATATGTAATGTAGTAGATTCTTCTATTGCTAGAATTACAGATGCAGGATCTTATACTCATGCAGGACCAGAAATTGGTGTTGCTTCTACAAAAGCATTTACAGCTCAGTTGACTATCCTTTCTTTAATTGCATTAAAATTAGGAAAACACAACGGTAACTTAGGAAATGCTGAATTTATGAGTCTTATCTCTGAGTTGAATGCACTTCCTAAGAAAATTGAAGAAGTTTTAGAGGGTACTCATGAGCTTACTCAAAATATTGCAAAAGACTTTATCAATGCAACCAATTTCCTTTACTTAGGAAGAGGTTACAATTATCCAGCTGCTTTGGAAGGAGCTCTTAAATTAAAAGAGATTTCTTACATCCATGCAGAAGGATATCCTGCGGCAGAGATGAAGCACGGTCCGATTGCTCTAATTGACGAAAACATGCCAATTGTTATTATTGCTCCTAAAAAAGGCCACTATGATAAGATTGTAAGTAATGTACAGGAAATTAAAGCTAGAAAAGGTAAAGTAATTGCGGTTGTAAATAAAGGAGATACGCAGGTTAGCGCAATGGCAGACTATGTGATTGAAATTCCTGAAACATCAGAATGTTTTTCTCCAATAGTAGCTTCAGTGCCTTTACAACTACTTGCTTATTATATAGCAGTATATAGAGGTGCCAATGTAGACCAGCCAAGGAATCTTGCAAAATCAGTAACTGTAGAATAA
- the porM gene encoding type IX secretion system motor protein PorM/GldM, with protein sequence MAKGKQTPRQKMINLMYLVFIAMMALNIDVEIIRSYYDSTRALNDTRHLTEQKNEDIFEKTLEAKAQQVPDTYATPWEQYKALKAKIDALVKSAEEIKVVLKKQSDFHDKDPKTGKDMDVSENFSALNNNEATTEYFFKDGDENSPSAKALELKKQLDDVRSYIVATFGSDPQLLKLVERANKSIIAEYPAGKSPNGKTWFQNKFYHQPLIAAISNLEIIQNDARNVQSDALALMLQEKVDASIKFTSYEAIVSAPTDVQAGKKAEAIVMLGNYSNSSKISISGVSRQENGKGYLPLNTGGIGEKKIGGVITLTDATGKAQQFPFTHTYNVIAGPQQVKLEQGLLLSADKMNVMYRGLENPVTGSILGADNAKLSLSAPGAVVKNTGKGKWDVIPSTGNIVKLTLSGTDPTGKTVSQVFEYRIKGVPRPQGQIRGKAVNFMPVGSIPNQIVAAALPDFDFPVSFTVNSFILKLPGRAGTMIQGNSLSSAEGLIRNLRPGDVVQIYDIQATATGLGNQRLKEISPVIINVQ encoded by the coding sequence ATGGCAAAAGGAAAACAGACTCCACGTCAGAAGATGATCAACCTGATGTATTTGGTGTTCATCGCTATGATGGCCCTAAATATCGATGTTGAAATCATCAGATCATATTATGATTCTACAAGAGCCTTAAATGATACAAGACACTTGACAGAGCAGAAAAATGAAGATATTTTTGAAAAAACATTAGAAGCAAAAGCTCAGCAAGTACCAGATACTTATGCAACACCTTGGGAACAGTATAAAGCACTGAAAGCTAAAATCGATGCATTGGTAAAATCGGCTGAAGAAATTAAAGTTGTTTTGAAGAAGCAATCAGACTTCCATGATAAAGATCCTAAAACAGGAAAAGATATGGACGTAAGTGAAAACTTCTCAGCATTGAACAATAATGAAGCTACAACTGAATATTTCTTTAAAGATGGCGACGAAAATTCACCTTCTGCAAAAGCTTTAGAGCTTAAAAAGCAATTGGATGATGTAAGATCTTATATTGTAGCTACTTTTGGAAGTGATCCACAATTATTAAAATTAGTTGAAAGAGCAAATAAATCAATCATTGCAGAGTATCCTGCTGGAAAATCTCCAAATGGTAAAACTTGGTTTCAGAATAAATTCTATCACCAGCCTCTTATTGCTGCGATTTCAAATCTAGAGATTATTCAGAATGATGCAAGAAACGTGCAATCAGATGCATTGGCGTTAATGCTTCAGGAAAAAGTAGATGCTAGTATCAAATTTACAAGCTATGAAGCGATTGTTTCTGCACCTACAGATGTTCAGGCTGGTAAGAAAGCTGAAGCTATTGTTATGTTAGGTAACTATTCTAACAGTAGTAAAATCAGCATCAGCGGTGTAAGCAGACAAGAAAACGGTAAAGGATATCTTCCTTTAAATACCGGAGGTATTGGCGAGAAAAAGATTGGCGGTGTAATTACTTTAACGGATGCTACAGGAAAAGCTCAACAATTCCCGTTCACGCATACATATAATGTAATCGCTGGTCCTCAACAGGTAAAACTAGAACAGGGGCTATTGCTTTCTGCTGATAAGATGAATGTAATGTATAGAGGATTAGAAAACCCTGTTACAGGATCTATTCTTGGTGCAGACAATGCTAAATTATCTTTATCTGCTCCAGGAGCAGTTGTTAAGAATACTGGTAAAGGTAAATGGGATGTTATTCCTTCTACTGGAAATATTGTGAAATTAACTCTATCAGGTACAGATCCTACTGGGAAAACAGTATCTCAAGTGTTTGAATATAGAATTAAAGGAGTTCCTAGACCGCAAGGTCAAATCAGAGGTAAAGCTGTTAATTTTATGCCTGTTGGTTCTATTCCTAATCAGATTGTTGCTGCGGCATTACCTGATTTTGATTTCCCAGTTTCTTTCACTGTTAACAGTTTCATTTTGAAACTTCCAGGAAGAGCAGGTACTATGATTCAGGGTAACTCATTATCTTCTGCAGAAGGGTTAAT
- a CDS encoding glycogen/starch synthase, giving the protein MPNQKILYITTEMYPYQEDTNLAAVVNKMALKMHQEGNDVRVFMPRFGQISERKFQLHEVIRLSGMNIIINDLDQPLIIKVASLPGERLQVYFIDNEEYFKRKQYYFDDEGVAFDDNDERAIFFARGVIETIKKLNWVPDVIHLNGWMSSFVPIYLKTYYKSDTYFKDAKIVLSLYNEKDAALAGNVGEKLQFDNISDLNALNKPSFESFVIESMNYVDEVVKGDEFLNGDLDKGFNETTTSKSEYLDVDSISKLY; this is encoded by the coding sequence ATGCCCAATCAGAAAATACTGTACATTACCACAGAGATGTACCCTTATCAGGAAGATACAAATTTAGCAGCGGTGGTAAACAAAATGGCACTTAAAATGCACCAAGAAGGCAATGATGTAAGAGTTTTTATGCCAAGATTCGGACAGATAAGTGAGAGGAAATTCCAACTTCATGAAGTAATTCGTCTTTCGGGGATGAATATTATTATCAACGATTTAGATCAGCCTTTAATTATTAAAGTTGCTTCGCTTCCGGGTGAGAGACTACAGGTTTATTTCATTGATAACGAAGAATACTTTAAAAGAAAACAATATTATTTTGATGACGAAGGAGTAGCGTTTGATGATAATGACGAGAGAGCTATATTCTTTGCACGCGGTGTGATAGAAACAATCAAAAAACTAAACTGGGTTCCAGATGTTATTCACTTAAACGGGTGGATGTCTTCTTTCGTGCCTATTTATTTGAAAACATATTACAAATCTGATACTTACTTCAAAGATGCTAAAATTGTACTTTCATTATATAATGAGAAGGATGCAGCTTTGGCAGGAAATGTAGGTGAGAAACTTCAGTTTGATAATATTTCAGATTTAAATGCGTTAAATAAACCAAGCTTCGAGAGTTTCGTAATCGAAAGTATGAATTATGTAGACGAAGTTGTAAAAGGAGATGAGTTTTTGAACGGTGATCTTGATAAAGGTTTTAATGAAACTACTACTTCAAAATCTGAATACCTAGATGTAGACTCTATCAGTAAATTATATTAA
- the porL gene encoding type IX secretion system motor protein PorL/GldL: MFKTKDAWMNFFYSFGAAIVILGAWLKITHITLGPINGNIALTVGLVTEAIIFIIFAFDPPAAEESYHWENVYPELLDKHANPNPLHSNISAKNTVDHFAELENSLSGKLDKMLQDAKLDVQLFDRLRTGIDKFSSSVDQINQTVDVSASTHKYNDQLNKAASHMESMNALYAMQLENGQRQSDFAKKYVDDMQKSAEQSEKFNQELQGLTTNLNSLNRVYGGMLTAMKS; the protein is encoded by the coding sequence ATGTTTAAGACTAAAGATGCTTGGATGAATTTCTTCTATTCATTCGGTGCTGCAATTGTAATTCTTGGAGCTTGGCTTAAAATTACTCACATTACCTTGGGACCAATTAACGGAAACATCGCTCTTACAGTAGGGCTTGTAACTGAGGCAATTATCTTTATCATTTTTGCATTCGACCCTCCTGCTGCTGAAGAGTCGTACCACTGGGAAAATGTTTATCCTGAATTGTTGGATAAGCATGCAAATCCAAATCCTTTACATTCAAATATTTCTGCAAAGAACACAGTTGATCATTTTGCGGAATTAGAAAACTCTCTTTCAGGTAAGTTAGATAAAATGCTTCAGGATGCTAAACTTGACGTACAATTATTTGATAGACTAAGAACAGGGATTGACAAATTCTCAAGCTCAGTAGACCAAATCAACCAAACTGTTGACGTATCTGCTTCTACACACAAATATAATGACCAGTTAAATAAAGCTGCTTCACACATGGAAAGCATGAATGCTCTTTATGCAATGCAGTTAGAAAACGGTCAGAGACAGTCAGATTTTGCTAAAAAATATGTTGATGATATGCAAAAATCAGCAGAGCAATCTGAGAAATTTAATCAAGAATTACAAGGTTTAACAACTAACTTAAACAGTTTAAACAGAGTTTACGGTGGTATGTTAACTGCTATGAAGTCATAA
- the porK gene encoding T9SS ring complex lipoprotein PorK/GldK, translating into MKRIFLLLLSASVASVSCSGGGSSSVGKPGTKGELIPREKTKSFVAQRPYGMVAIPGGSFIAGMADESFTNNGETAPLKTVTVAPFFMDEAETTNAEYRVFINYVRDSIARTMLAEAAGEGGDGGGRGASIGDYAYLAKKEENLTPYQEYLEGAGGRDDGFDASKKLDWKIPLHWNTSKYPDVEYAEVLESMYLPASSRVGSERLIDVSKLKYGYRWGDMDVAIADNERGVNFLRSESIAIYPDTTVWVNDFHFTYNEPLFEQYFWHKAYKDYPVVGVTWDQARAYCDFRTKLKSDYNESLKRKQQRPLRFRLPNEMEWEYAARGGKQNATYPWGGPYLMDDRGCYLANFKPKRGSYMEDEKKGTYTYTAPVKKFKKNTFGLFDMAGNVSEWTDSGYNNSAYGFSSTLNPTIKSKADNKKSVRGGSWKDVGYMLMTGARDWENKDSARSYIGFRTVQDIPEAAVKAKRVNR; encoded by the coding sequence ATGAAAAGGATATTTCTTTTATTATTGTCTGCGTCGGTAGCATCGGTATCTTGTTCAGGTGGTGGATCTTCTTCTGTAGGGAAGCCTGGAACAAAAGGAGAATTGATACCTAGAGAAAAAACAAAATCATTTGTTGCACAAAGACCTTATGGTATGGTGGCAATTCCTGGCGGTTCTTTTATTGCTGGTATGGCCGATGAATCATTTACCAATAATGGTGAAACTGCACCTTTGAAAACTGTAACTGTTGCTCCTTTCTTTATGGATGAAGCAGAAACTACTAATGCAGAATACAGGGTTTTCATTAATTATGTAAGAGATTCTATTGCTAGAACGATGCTTGCTGAAGCAGCAGGTGAAGGCGGCGATGGTGGTGGAAGAGGCGCAAGCATCGGAGACTATGCTTATCTTGCTAAAAAAGAAGAAAACCTTACACCATATCAGGAATATCTTGAAGGAGCTGGAGGTAGAGATGATGGATTCGATGCAAGCAAAAAACTAGACTGGAAAATTCCATTACATTGGAATACTTCAAAATATCCAGATGTAGAATATGCAGAAGTTCTTGAATCTATGTACTTACCTGCATCTTCTAGAGTAGGTAGTGAAAGACTTATTGATGTTAGTAAACTAAAATATGGTTATAGATGGGGTGATATGGATGTTGCTATCGCTGATAACGAAAGAGGGGTAAACTTCTTAAGAAGCGAAAGTATTGCAATCTATCCAGATACAACAGTTTGGGTAAATGATTTCCACTTTACTTATAACGAGCCTTTATTTGAACAGTATTTCTGGCACAAAGCTTACAAAGATTATCCTGTTGTTGGGGTAACTTGGGATCAGGCAAGAGCATACTGTGACTTCAGAACTAAATTAAAGTCTGATTATAACGAAAGCTTGAAAAGAAAACAACAAAGACCTTTACGATTCCGTCTTCCTAACGAAATGGAATGGGAATATGCTGCAAGAGGTGGAAAACAAAATGCAACTTACCCATGGGGTGGTCCTTATTTAATGGATGATAGAGGTTGTTATTTAGCAAACTTCAAGCCAAAAAGAGGTAGCTATATGGAAGATGAGAAAAAAGGTACTTATACTTATACTGCTCCTGTAAAAAAATTCAAAAAGAATACTTTCGGATTATTTGATATGGCAGGTAACGTATCTGAGTGGACGGATTCAGGATATAACAATTCTGCATACGGATTCTCTTCTACTTTAAATCCTACTATTAAATCTAAAGCGGATAACAAAAAATCTGTAAGAGGAGGTTCTTGGAAAGATGTTGGTTATATGTTGATGACAGGTGCAAGAGACTGGGAAAACAAAGATTCTGCAAGAAGTTATATCGGTTTCAGAACGGTACAAGATATTCCTGAAGCTGCTGTTAAAGCGAAAAGAGTTAACAGATAA